In Pseudonocardia autotrophica, one DNA window encodes the following:
- a CDS encoding transglycosylase family protein, with translation MRFPRKPRPAWADHVPQSSRGPVARRSAVAVLTAGALLGGTAFTLSPLPAQLGLVAESCNQGKAVRQLAAARETRTQTRALLTDLTVSTDPGAQALAREIAGLGFTPATQPAGWRQKAVDTSDQLNQLASTDPQIRAVAARLAKAGLGPTPADLLPKEPPPADPGPLGGIGQSLGGAADTAVGAVESAGDAVADAAAPPPSADSSSSGRPAASNPKRQAEPALPTTCMDQAEATAAPAAQSPAASPAPRRPAPAPAAAPAAPAAPAAPAQDSDEPDEPEAAEQPEDSTSGEPPSDETDEPTDSGSSPSEDSDGTGTGSGDTTESSGGTSGEEPGSSGSRPSEDSSDNSSSSSGSADAGTGSDESSSSGGPGSGSDEDLEKAQAAIEMVGELMQALGASPDAGAGDLKSSVLQVLDREQLEKLGADSADLTKLDELRSTDTGSSSTDTSDRSSSSSSDSSSSGSDTSESGSSGSDDSTSAEQPSSGGSSDTSTSSTGSDSAGFEPGSPISRGGGDTSGGSDRSGTDRSGTDRSGTGSSSGGTGSGAEQASGGAGSSSDAAQPAANIDSTVQKLTEQAEEAADTDPVAEQLLEKLNDADLGSTGDQQDSPSTSNSSTTDSSDTTDSSADPDSSESTDNSSTAGDSDSTGGQPDSGSTDAGQGSSGTDDEQSSGQGGGGEQPEAQDSPAPAGGDDEGEQPRDPEGTQGGPAVAPTGGTDTATWDKLAECESGGDWTTNTGNGYQGGLQFSPAAWQAFGGQGDAHQASREEQIAVAEKVQAEQGWNAWPSCSRKVGLQ, from the coding sequence ATGCGATTCCCGCGCAAACCCCGCCCCGCCTGGGCCGACCACGTCCCGCAGTCCTCACGCGGCCCGGTCGCCCGCCGCTCCGCGGTCGCGGTCCTGACCGCGGGCGCCCTGCTCGGCGGAACGGCGTTCACCCTGTCCCCGCTCCCGGCGCAGCTCGGACTGGTCGCCGAATCCTGCAACCAGGGCAAGGCCGTCCGGCAGCTCGCCGCGGCCCGCGAGACCCGCACCCAGACCCGCGCCCTGCTCACCGACCTCACCGTCTCCACCGACCCCGGCGCACAAGCCCTGGCTCGCGAGATCGCCGGACTCGGATTCACCCCCGCCACTCAACCCGCCGGATGGCGGCAGAAGGCCGTCGACACCTCCGATCAGCTCAACCAGCTCGCCAGCACCGACCCGCAGATCCGGGCAGTCGCCGCGCGCCTGGCCAAGGCCGGGCTCGGCCCGACCCCGGCCGACCTGCTCCCCAAAGAACCCCCACCGGCCGATCCAGGCCCGCTCGGGGGGATCGGGCAGTCCCTCGGCGGCGCCGCGGACACGGCGGTGGGTGCGGTGGAGTCCGCGGGGGATGCGGTCGCCGACGCCGCCGCACCGCCACCCTCGGCGGACAGTTCGTCGTCCGGGCGTCCGGCCGCGTCGAACCCGAAACGTCAAGCCGAACCCGCCCTGCCGACGACGTGCATGGACCAGGCCGAGGCCACCGCAGCACCCGCTGCGCAGAGCCCGGCCGCGTCTCCGGCACCGCGCCGGCCTGCCCCGGCTCCGGCCGCAGCTCCCGCAGCGCCTGCGGCACCAGCGGCACCGGCGCAGGACAGCGACGAGCCCGACGAGCCCGAGGCTGCCGAGCAGCCGGAGGACTCGACCAGCGGCGAGCCGCCCTCGGATGAGACAGATGAGCCCACCGACTCCGGATCGAGCCCGTCCGAGGACAGCGACGGCACCGGGACAGGCAGCGGCGACACCACCGAATCGTCCGGTGGTACCAGCGGCGAAGAGCCAGGCTCGTCCGGCAGCCGCCCGTCCGAAGACAGTTCCGATAACAGCAGCTCCAGTTCGGGCTCGGCTGATGCCGGGACGGGCTCGGATGAGTCGTCGAGCTCGGGCGGCCCAGGCAGCGGGTCGGACGAGGATCTGGAGAAAGCGCAGGCAGCGATCGAGATGGTCGGCGAGCTGATGCAGGCCCTCGGCGCCAGCCCCGACGCCGGCGCGGGTGATCTGAAGAGCTCGGTGCTGCAGGTGCTCGACCGCGAGCAGCTGGAGAAACTCGGCGCCGACTCCGCCGACCTGACCAAGCTCGACGAACTCCGCTCCACCGACACCGGTAGCTCCAGCACCGACACATCTGACCGCAGCTCGTCGTCGAGCAGCGACAGCAGCTCCTCCGGCAGCGACACCTCGGAGTCGGGCTCCTCGGGCTCCGACGACTCGACCTCGGCCGAACAGCCCAGCTCCGGTGGTTCCTCCGACACCAGCACGTCGAGCACCGGCTCGGACTCGGCGGGTTTCGAGCCCGGTAGCCCGATCAGCCGCGGTGGTGGTGACACCAGCGGTGGCTCCGACAGATCGGGCACGGACAGATCGGGCACGGACAGATCGGGCACTGGTTCCAGTTCGGGCGGTACGGGCTCGGGCGCCGAGCAGGCCAGCGGCGGTGCAGGTTCCTCGTCGGATGCCGCGCAGCCCGCGGCCAACATCGACTCCACAGTCCAAAAGCTGACCGAACAGGCCGAAGAGGCCGCCGACACGGACCCGGTCGCAGAGCAGCTGCTCGAGAAACTCAACGACGCCGACCTCGGCAGCACCGGTGACCAGCAGGACTCCCCCAGTACCAGCAACTCCAGCACCACCGACAGCTCTGACACCACCGACAGCTCGGCCGATCCCGACAGCTCGGAGTCGACCGACAACTCCAGCACAGCCGGCGACTCGGACAGCACAGGTGGGCAGCCGGACTCGGGCAGCACCGACGCCGGCCAGGGCAGCTCCGGAACCGATGACGAGCAGTCGTCGGGCCAGGGCGGTGGTGGTGAGCAGCCCGAGGCTCAGGACTCACCGGCGCCCGCGGGAGGCGATGATGAGGGAGAGCAGCCGCGTGATCCCGAGGGCACCCAAGGCGGTCCGGCGGTCGCACCTACCGGCGGGACCGACACCGCCACGTGGGACAAGCTCGCCGAGTGCGAGTCCGGTGGCGACTGGACGACCAACACCGGCAACGGCTACCAGGGTGGGCTGCAGTTCTCGCCCGCCGCCTGGCAGGCCTTCGGCGGCCAGGGTGACGCCCACCAGGCCAGCCGCGAGGAGCAGATCGCGGTCGCGGAGAAGGTGCAGGCCGAGCAGGGATGGAACGCCTGGCCCTCGTGTTCCCGCAAGGTCGGGCTGCAGTAG
- a CDS encoding trypsin-like serine peptidase codes for MRGQAGPIVGGLSASSVGVLVVDGGRHQCSATVVASKSRRLLATAAHCVWLDGGWRIDGATFIPGYAAGEEPHGRWAVDTAYVPPAWQDANSPIEDVAAATDFAFVSLLPRDGVLPEQTLGAQGIRWSTPDTVQVATLGYPSLGSYDGQSLRGCTGQAAVEPFARATAPAPGEVLALDCDMTEGASGGPWLAGPDAASGRGQVVGVVSGGDDTALVSPRFGPMARGVYDAADSASQISSPPAPAPADPKSAQIAPRGGRN; via the coding sequence GTGCGCGGGCAGGCCGGACCGATCGTCGGCGGCCTCTCCGCATCCTCGGTCGGGGTCCTGGTCGTCGACGGCGGCCGCCACCAGTGCTCGGCCACCGTCGTCGCATCCAAGTCCCGACGTCTGCTCGCTACTGCGGCGCACTGTGTGTGGCTCGACGGCGGCTGGCGCATCGACGGTGCGACTTTCATCCCCGGATACGCCGCGGGCGAGGAGCCGCACGGCCGCTGGGCCGTGGACACCGCCTACGTGCCCCCGGCCTGGCAGGACGCCAACAGCCCGATCGAGGACGTCGCCGCCGCCACCGACTTCGCGTTCGTGTCCCTGCTGCCCCGGGACGGGGTGCTGCCCGAGCAGACCCTCGGCGCCCAGGGCATCCGCTGGTCGACGCCCGACACCGTGCAGGTCGCCACACTCGGCTACCCCTCGCTCGGCTCTTACGACGGGCAGTCGCTGCGCGGCTGCACCGGGCAGGCCGCGGTCGAGCCGTTCGCGCGCGCCACCGCCCCGGCCCCGGGCGAGGTCCTCGCTCTGGACTGCGACATGACCGAGGGCGCCTCCGGCGGGCCGTGGCTGGCCGGCCCGGATGCCGCTTCGGGCCGCGGTCAGGTCGTCGGGGTGGTCTCCGGTGGCGACGACACCGCCCTGGTCTCACCCCGGTTCGGGCCAATGGCGCGCGGTGTCTATGACGCCGCCGACTCGGCCTCGCAGATCTCCAGCCCACCCGCTCCGGCCCCGGCCGATCCGAAGTCTGCCCAGATCGCCCCACGAGGAGGCAGAAACTGA
- a CDS encoding type IV secretion system protein, producing the protein MTGLITTIWDLPAQDPAPPGGDGGGGDGGGGGGLVGDVAGSIAESAFSSAMQAVWDSAIWLLKGGFDLADRVSQVTPGDLTGNDADNPDAIPGAPAPPAPPEGAQSAVDLGSLWSTMIWLAALIALGLFFYQLATVAVRGGGGMFRAVTGPAQFGIALAVTTGAVAALLTGADGLTTLFLSNLGEQGSFTAILDNPAVADRFGDNPDLGEDVEEGVRSMILGIAALFGVIPAALGFALAMIFRAAAIMVLIATIPIAAACLISDSTASMFWRVVRWLLAAVLLKPALALVVVIGVNIMSRTDGVAGLLAGTAVLLISLFCPMVLYRLLAFVDPGTGAGMAVRSGGGSRSGGEPGGDNGTSEMINNARATQKAYDIGSAGSGGGSAAGGELGGSTAATGAASGGAGAGGAAAGGSAGGAAGGGAAGGGAAAGGAAAGAGVAGGAVAAAAVGGYLATKAAGQAAGGYASSQMAQTGIGHPGPAPASGAGSGQISSAAGGAYGGATATSDWSGQPPTSDSGPVEPGDTASGGGSGPEPPPDPGPPEAGHPDPGAGTDPGPETRPPEPPPANAGTDGASTTPAPDTPNTPSPGPAPEPEPERPAHPDTDREDGRR; encoded by the coding sequence ATGACCGGCCTCATCACGACCATCTGGGACCTGCCTGCTCAGGACCCCGCCCCGCCTGGCGGGGATGGAGGCGGTGGAGATGGCGGTGGCGGTGGCGGCCTGGTCGGCGACGTCGCCGGATCCATCGCGGAGTCGGCGTTCAGCTCCGCGATGCAAGCGGTGTGGGATTCAGCGATCTGGCTGCTCAAGGGCGGCTTCGATCTCGCCGACAGGGTCTCGCAGGTCACGCCGGGCGACCTGACCGGCAACGACGCCGACAACCCGGACGCCATCCCCGGCGCCCCGGCGCCACCGGCACCGCCGGAGGGGGCGCAGAGCGCGGTGGATCTGGGTTCGTTGTGGTCGACGATGATCTGGCTGGCCGCGCTCATCGCGCTGGGCCTGTTCTTCTACCAGCTGGCCACCGTCGCGGTGCGCGGCGGAGGGGGCATGTTCCGCGCGGTCACCGGCCCGGCCCAGTTCGGCATCGCCCTGGCGGTGACCACCGGCGCGGTCGCGGCCCTGCTTACCGGCGCCGACGGGCTGACCACGCTGTTCTTGAGCAACCTGGGCGAGCAGGGCAGCTTCACCGCGATCCTGGACAACCCCGCGGTCGCCGACCGCTTCGGCGACAACCCGGACCTCGGCGAGGATGTCGAGGAGGGTGTCCGGTCGATGATCCTGGGGATCGCCGCCCTGTTCGGGGTCATCCCGGCCGCGCTCGGCTTCGCCCTGGCGATGATCTTCCGCGCCGCGGCGATCATGGTGCTGATCGCGACCATCCCGATCGCGGCAGCCTGCCTGATCTCCGACTCCACGGCGTCGATGTTCTGGCGGGTCGTGCGCTGGCTGCTGGCGGCGGTGCTGCTCAAGCCCGCGCTCGCGCTGGTTGTGGTGATCGGGGTGAACATCATGTCCCGCACCGACGGTGTGGCCGGGCTGCTGGCCGGCACGGCGGTGCTGCTGATCAGCCTGTTCTGCCCGATGGTGCTCTACCGGCTGTTGGCTTTCGTCGACCCGGGCACCGGTGCTGGGATGGCCGTGCGCTCCGGCGGCGGGTCTCGCAGTGGCGGTGAGCCGGGTGGGGACAACGGCACCAGCGAGATGATCAATAACGCGCGGGCGACGCAGAAGGCCTACGACATCGGCAGCGCCGGCTCCGGCGGCGGTAGCGCCGCTGGGGGCGAGCTCGGCGGCAGCACCGCCGCGACCGGCGCAGCCTCCGGCGGCGCGGGCGCTGGTGGTGCCGCGGCTGGCGGCTCCGCTGGTGGTGCCGCTGGTGGCGGTGCGGCAGGTGGCGGTGCGGCTGCGGGCGGTGCAGCGGCCGGCGCCGGGGTCGCTGGTGGCGCCGTCGCCGCGGCGGCGGTCGGGGGCTATCTGGCCACCAAGGCGGCCGGACAGGCCGCGGGCGGGTACGCCTCGTCGCAGATGGCCCAGACCGGTATCGGGCACCCCGGCCCGGCACCCGCGTCCGGGGCCGGCAGCGGGCAGATCAGCTCGGCCGCCGGCGGCGCCTACGGCGGGGCGACCGCGACCTCGGACTGGTCCGGGCAGCCCCCCACCAGCGACAGCGGGCCCGTCGAGCCAGGCGACACCGCGAGCGGCGGCGGGTCCGGGCCCGAACCACCACCGGACCCCGGACCTCCCGAGGCCGGCCATCCGGATCCCGGAGCGGGCACCGACCCCGGGCCGGAAACCCGCCCTCCTGAGCCCCCTCCGGCGAACGCCGGCACGGACGGGGCCTCCACCACGCCGGCCCCCGACACCCCGAATACGCCGTCACCTGGTCCGGCGCCCGAGCCCGAGCCCGAGCGTCCGGCCCATCCCGACACCGACCGAGAGGACGGCCGCCGATGA
- a CDS encoding SCO6880 family protein, producing the protein MTTSQSPGPRVYRGLNHTEGIGWIAGMTPVQAFLLIGVCAPALIAMSRNQWSAALSWAVFAAIVAVLILVPIHGRPAFRWLADLVMFQTGVLMRWSPWQSRAAAGLAGDRTEPDLPGVLARLEFPDGPEFHGSRICLIHDTTEGRWGATAKLTHSGVGMLSDDECERLASRLGSMLVGLGHREVVDRVSLLVRTVPDDGTEYAVWRDRHQRPDAPALARQVTAEIDRDVASVSVRTELFVTVSGTEEALRRPAKAAGGGIAGRAYALYRLLEGVADGLRGLGVQSVTWLSSTGVAEAVKTGFNPAAAAGLSFRHLTSPDPDGAVGLPISQAGPALAPTPAARAYHHDGYSSVAYAVQPPESGTIFGSLGPLLAVRTAGERRTLQIHYEILSAAAGARVVKSDRFRNNVLVDAKAQRGFNTTAVDSRRQRGARDQEAAVAAGHAVVRFTVASSITVPADWNVEDHAARLENDASGRFHLLRLELAQDSAFVAAALPVGIGLPREKRAFDS; encoded by the coding sequence ATGACCACCAGCCAGTCCCCCGGCCCGCGGGTGTATCGGGGGCTCAACCACACCGAAGGCATCGGCTGGATCGCCGGGATGACCCCGGTCCAGGCGTTCCTGCTGATCGGGGTCTGCGCCCCGGCGCTGATCGCGATGTCGCGCAACCAGTGGTCGGCGGCGCTGTCCTGGGCGGTGTTCGCCGCGATCGTCGCCGTGCTGATCCTCGTCCCGATCCACGGCCGCCCGGCGTTTAGGTGGCTGGCCGACCTGGTCATGTTCCAGACAGGAGTCCTCATGCGCTGGTCCCCCTGGCAGTCCCGCGCCGCCGCAGGCCTGGCCGGCGACCGCACCGAACCCGACCTGCCCGGCGTCCTGGCCCGCCTGGAGTTCCCCGACGGCCCGGAGTTCCACGGCTCCCGGATCTGCCTGATCCACGACACCACCGAAGGACGGTGGGGTGCCACGGCGAAGCTGACCCACTCCGGGGTCGGGATGCTCTCCGACGACGAGTGCGAGCGCCTCGCCTCCCGCCTCGGCTCGATGCTGGTCGGCCTCGGCCACCGCGAGGTCGTCGACCGAGTCTCGCTGCTGGTGCGCACCGTGCCCGACGACGGCACCGAGTACGCCGTCTGGCGCGACCGCCACCAACGCCCCGACGCACCCGCCCTGGCCCGCCAGGTCACCGCCGAGATCGACCGCGACGTCGCCTCGGTCAGCGTGCGCACGGAGCTGTTCGTGACCGTGTCCGGCACCGAGGAGGCGCTGCGGCGCCCGGCCAAGGCCGCCGGCGGTGGCATCGCCGGACGGGCCTACGCGCTGTACCGGCTCCTCGAGGGCGTCGCCGACGGCCTGCGGGGGCTCGGTGTCCAGTCGGTGACCTGGCTGTCCTCGACCGGGGTGGCCGAGGCGGTCAAGACCGGGTTCAACCCCGCCGCCGCGGCCGGGCTGTCGTTCCGGCACCTGACCAGCCCGGACCCCGACGGCGCCGTCGGGCTCCCGATCTCCCAGGCCGGGCCCGCGCTGGCCCCGACCCCGGCCGCGCGCGCGTATCACCACGACGGCTACTCCTCGGTCGCCTACGCCGTGCAGCCCCCCGAGTCGGGCACGATCTTCGGGTCGCTGGGCCCGCTGCTGGCCGTGCGGACCGCCGGCGAGCGACGCACCCTGCAGATCCACTACGAGATCCTCTCCGCCGCCGCCGGCGCCCGGGTGGTCAAGTCCGATCGGTTCCGCAACAACGTCCTGGTCGACGCGAAGGCCCAGCGCGGGTTCAACACCACCGCGGTGGACTCGCGCCGCCAGCGCGGCGCCCGCGACCAGGAGGCAGCCGTCGCCGCCGGTCACGCCGTCGTGCGGTTCACCGTCGCCTCGTCGATCACCGTCCCGGCCGACTGGAACGTCGAGGACCACGCCGCCCGGCTGGAGAACGACGCCTCGGGCCGGTTCCACCTGCTGCGCCTCGAGCTCGCGCAGGACTCCGCATTCGTCGCCGCCGCCCTGCCGGTCGGGATCGGGCTGCCCCGGGAGAAGAGGGCCTTCGACTCATGA
- a CDS encoding ATP-binding protein: MSIFGKRRRRVVPRNTGELLSQFTDLDGIPTSTPVPDHDVDDVDPETGRRRRRQRVNQATAPRQGPREPGRGWAAVDAARRAPVYKATTAEVGGLFPLLAANGVPAIGARLGYDTQSGGAFYVHPTEWVLRGMVTNPNLVVFGEPGRGKSSTVVALMLRMMLFGVRSLISGDVKGEYTPLLRSLGITPIALGRGSPHRLNALDLGPLRGRWHTWNAERQNEELTGILARWTRLLTALAEAQGYEPTVTDELVISTVLRRLVGAADGYSELRPITIPQVVGQLADPQDDLWQATRFASHRQFVDHTRQITDALSNLVVGPLAGLFDEPTNFDLDWDAPVQSMDLSMLRSRGDQAIAVALTCLGSWSSMITDLQDDGDVRIVVRDEVWRQMRLGLRAVQAVDSDLRLSRAERKIQLLVMHKPSDLLSVGAAGSQEVSIAKDLLALCSSRILLGQSTRVGDELAEELGLSDREQAVITGWAMEGPGRALWKMENSPGMKIQTVLSATEKSIFDTNAGLREKVLEFSNPDGPGAGRRLHAVPTSALPPSDDAAQDSGRRNGVATHR; the protein is encoded by the coding sequence ATGAGCATCTTCGGCAAGCGCCGCCGCCGCGTCGTACCGCGCAACACCGGCGAGCTACTCAGCCAGTTCACCGATCTCGACGGCATCCCCACCAGCACACCCGTCCCCGACCACGACGTCGACGACGTCGATCCGGAGACCGGTCGGCGCCGTCGCCGGCAGCGGGTCAACCAGGCCACCGCGCCCCGGCAGGGCCCGCGCGAGCCCGGACGTGGGTGGGCCGCGGTGGACGCGGCCCGCCGGGCCCCGGTCTACAAGGCCACCACCGCCGAGGTGGGCGGGCTGTTCCCGCTGCTCGCGGCCAACGGTGTCCCGGCGATCGGGGCCCGCCTCGGGTATGACACCCAGTCCGGAGGCGCCTTCTACGTCCACCCCACCGAGTGGGTCCTGCGCGGGATGGTCACCAACCCCAACCTCGTGGTGTTCGGCGAACCCGGCCGCGGCAAATCCTCCACGGTCGTGGCGCTGATGCTGCGGATGATGCTGTTTGGGGTCCGCTCCCTGATCTCCGGCGACGTGAAGGGCGAGTACACGCCGCTGCTGCGCTCGCTCGGGATCACCCCGATCGCGCTCGGGCGCGGGAGCCCACACCGCCTCAACGCCCTCGACCTCGGCCCGCTGCGGGGCCGCTGGCACACCTGGAACGCCGAGCGCCAGAACGAGGAGCTCACGGGGATCCTGGCCCGCTGGACCCGGCTGCTCACCGCCCTGGCCGAGGCCCAGGGCTACGAGCCCACTGTGACCGACGAGCTGGTCATCTCCACCGTCCTGCGGCGGCTGGTGGGCGCCGCCGACGGCTACTCCGAGCTGCGCCCGATCACGATCCCGCAAGTCGTGGGCCAGCTCGCCGACCCCCAGGACGACCTGTGGCAGGCCACTCGTTTCGCCTCGCACCGCCAGTTCGTCGATCACACCCGTCAGATCACCGACGCCCTGTCCAACCTGGTCGTCGGCCCACTGGCCGGGCTGTTCGACGAGCCGACCAACTTCGACCTCGACTGGGACGCGCCCGTGCAGTCGATGGACCTGTCAATGCTGCGCTCGCGTGGGGATCAGGCGATCGCGGTCGCCCTGACCTGCCTCGGCTCCTGGTCGTCGATGATCACCGACCTCCAGGATGACGGCGACGTGCGGATCGTCGTGCGCGACGAGGTCTGGCGCCAGATGCGCCTCGGGCTGCGTGCGGTCCAGGCCGTCGACTCCGACCTGCGGCTCTCGCGTGCCGAACGCAAGATCCAGCTCCTGGTCATGCACAAACCCTCCGACCTGCTCTCCGTCGGCGCGGCCGGCTCGCAAGAGGTCTCGATCGCCAAGGACCTCCTGGCCCTGTGCAGCTCCCGGATCCTGCTCGGCCAGTCCACCCGGGTCGGCGACGAGCTCGCCGAGGAACTCGGCCTGTCCGACCGCGAACAGGCCGTGATCACCGGGTGGGCGATGGAGGGCCCCGGCCGGGCGCTGTGGAAGATGGAGAACTCGCCCGGCATGAAGATCCAGACCGTGCTCTCGGCGACCGAGAAGTCGATCTTCGACACCAACGCCGGCCTCCGCGAGAAAGTTCTGGAGTTCAGTAATCCTGACGGTCCCGGCGCCGGCCGCAGGCTGCACGCGGTTCCGACCTCGGCCCTGCCCCCATCCGACGATGCCGCCCAGGACTCGGGGCGACGCAACGGCGTGGCTACGCACCGGTGA
- a CDS encoding C40 family peptidase encodes MDQKKGTVVFAVAAVVMTFLVAVTSMGIAMFTAVTGGVLPGGGCGGDGGIGGGSQSIGGTDWNAEQTENAATIVNRVVQRSLPRRAAVIAISTTIVESQLVNVGHGDRDSLGLYQQRPSQGWGSPAQILNPVAATDTFLDRLVELPGWASMAPGQAAQAVQRSAFPDRYAPQEEPAAALVDQFWVGPDNPVPGPTGAPNVQLASSVYACPDQGGAGVPLAPSNIDPKQLPPGFTPPADPAQRAAVTYALAQLGKPYVWGAKGPDGFDCSGLMLAAWASAGVPIPAGTVNQKNAGTPASPANIAPGDLVFIPGSLGSPSNPRHVGMYVGQGLVVNAYDSSTGVVLQPLSDWADEITHVRHIAGPAGQPAPDAALAEAAP; translated from the coding sequence GTGGACCAGAAGAAGGGCACCGTCGTGTTCGCCGTAGCGGCGGTGGTGATGACGTTCCTGGTCGCGGTGACCAGCATGGGCATCGCGATGTTCACCGCCGTCACCGGCGGGGTCCTGCCCGGCGGTGGCTGCGGCGGTGACGGCGGGATCGGCGGCGGATCGCAGTCGATCGGTGGAACCGACTGGAACGCCGAGCAGACCGAGAACGCCGCCACCATCGTCAACCGCGTCGTGCAGCGCAGCCTGCCCCGCCGGGCCGCGGTCATCGCCATCTCCACCACGATCGTCGAATCGCAGCTGGTCAACGTCGGTCACGGCGACCGCGACTCCCTCGGCCTCTACCAGCAGCGCCCCTCCCAGGGCTGGGGCTCACCAGCCCAGATTCTCAACCCCGTCGCGGCCACCGACACCTTCCTCGACCGGCTCGTTGAGCTGCCGGGTTGGGCCAGCATGGCACCCGGCCAGGCCGCCCAAGCCGTGCAGCGCTCCGCGTTTCCCGATCGCTACGCCCCCCAGGAAGAACCCGCCGCAGCGCTGGTCGACCAGTTCTGGGTCGGCCCGGACAACCCCGTTCCGGGCCCCACCGGCGCCCCGAACGTCCAGCTCGCCTCCTCGGTGTATGCCTGCCCCGATCAGGGCGGCGCCGGGGTCCCGCTGGCCCCGTCGAACATCGACCCCAAGCAGCTGCCGCCGGGATTCACTCCGCCCGCCGACCCGGCACAGCGGGCCGCGGTCACCTACGCCCTGGCCCAGCTCGGGAAGCCGTATGTCTGGGGTGCGAAGGGCCCGGACGGGTTCGACTGCTCCGGGCTCATGCTCGCCGCCTGGGCCTCAGCAGGTGTCCCGATCCCAGCCGGGACGGTGAATCAGAAGAACGCCGGCACCCCGGCCAGCCCGGCGAACATCGCCCCGGGCGATCTGGTGTTCATTCCGGGATCGCTCGGCTCCCCGAGCAACCCGCGCCACGTCGGCATGTACGTCGGCCAAGGCCTGGTCGTCAACGCCTACGACAGCAGCACCGGTGTGGTGCTGCAGCCGCTCTCGGACTGGGCCGACGAGATCACCCATGTCCGCCATATCGCCGGCCCCGCCGGCCAGCCCGCTCCGGACGCCGCCCTGGCCGAGGCCGCCCCATGA
- a CDS encoding J domain-containing protein has translation MPDCGRDLYADLGVDADATPEQVRRAYRGLARRLHPDLNPAPDASARFTRVAAAYAVLVDPARRAAYDHARTAPTDPATATAPAAVRVYDDYAPAGAPGAFDDYAPVSDYTAPAAPAPAPSSPPRRATAPRPGTPSPPSWATSRYVPPTRAPFPPGWPTGRIDHGRLGGRLLLKVWRLAPLPANRGGLVATVLATVAVAYIAAASRAAMPLEATVIGALSTIALACWSVRALVWTVLRARARRAVKEKH, from the coding sequence ATGCCCGACTGCGGGCGTGACCTCTACGCCGACCTCGGTGTCGACGCCGACGCCACCCCCGAGCAGGTGCGTCGGGCCTACCGCGGGTTGGCCCGCCGGCTACACCCCGATCTCAACCCCGCACCCGACGCGAGCGCCCGGTTCACCCGGGTGGCGGCGGCGTATGCGGTGCTGGTCGACCCCGCGCGTCGCGCCGCCTACGACCACGCCCGCACCGCGCCCACCGACCCGGCCACCGCCACCGCGCCCGCCGCCGTGCGGGTCTACGACGATTACGCCCCGGCCGGGGCGCCGGGCGCCTTCGACGACTACGCCCCCGTCAGCGACTACACCGCTCCCGCCGCACCGGCCCCAGCACCCTCTTCTCCGCCGCGGCGGGCTACAGCGCCGCGGCCCGGCACGCCATCGCCGCCGTCGTGGGCGACCAGCCGATATGTCCCGCCCACGCGTGCGCCGTTCCCGCCCGGGTGGCCGACCGGGCGGATCGACCACGGCCGCCTCGGTGGGCGGCTGCTGCTGAAGGTGTGGCGTCTCGCGCCGCTGCCGGCCAACCGGGGCGGTCTCGTGGCGACGGTGCTGGCCACCGTCGCCGTCGCCTACATCGCCGCCGCCTCGCGGGCGGCGATGCCGCTGGAGGCCACCGTGATCGGCGCGCTGTCGACCATCGCGCTGGCCTGCTGGAGCGTGCGCGCCCTGGTCTGGACCGTACTGCGCGCCCGTGCCCGCCGTGCTGTGAAGGAGAAACACTGA